One window of Chryseobacterium indologenes genomic DNA carries:
- a CDS encoding RsiV family protein, which produces MKNTIAVIALSSFLAVTACKKNEKAGPVEKTENKTTEGFVVDSVKVNDSTKITDSLKVSYTSKLLVFPSLKDKKLLDSIYFQNEKIKDFSKAGLQAYLDKEKNDYFNSIKNDNKDWVSDVTYAQNWYSSSHMNLMSNTNDYMHIQYVGSGYEGGAHDNYGFSERVFDLKNSKKLELKDITSMPKNKIEAILMKNIDKINSGTMDGDGEVKNSEMLLVEKIPASDNFYFDDKNLYFHYSPYEIAAFAAGDITIPVSWEDLKGTLNTEFKERMKIK; this is translated from the coding sequence ATGAAAAATACGATTGCTGTTATAGCATTATCTTCTTTCTTAGCGGTGACTGCCTGTAAAAAAAATGAAAAGGCAGGGCCAGTAGAAAAAACAGAAAATAAAACCACGGAAGGATTTGTGGTAGACTCTGTGAAAGTGAATGATTCTACAAAGATCACAGATTCTTTAAAAGTGAGCTACACTTCAAAACTATTGGTTTTTCCTTCATTAAAAGATAAAAAGTTATTAGACAGCATCTATTTTCAGAATGAAAAAATCAAAGACTTTTCCAAAGCAGGTCTTCAGGCCTACCTTGATAAAGAAAAGAATGATTATTTCAATTCTATAAAAAATGATAATAAAGATTGGGTTTCTGATGTTACCTATGCTCAGAATTGGTATTCGAGTTCACATATGAATTTAATGTCCAATACAAATGATTATATGCATATTCAGTATGTAGGAAGCGGGTATGAAGGGGGAGCTCATGACAATTATGGTTTTTCAGAAAGAGTTTTTGATCTTAAAAACAGTAAAAAGTTAGAGCTAAAAGATATTACTTCAATGCCTAAAAATAAAATTGAAGCAATTCTGATGAAAAATATTGATAAAATCAACAGCGGAACGATGGATGGTGACGGAGAAGTAAAAAACTCAGAAATGCTGCTGGTTGAGAAAATCCCTGCATCCGATAACTTTTATTTTGATGATAAAAACCTGTATTTCCATTATAGTCCTTATGAAATTGCCGCTTTTGCAGCAGGGGATATCACAATTCCAGTCTCGTGGGAAGACCTCAAAGGCACATTAAATACAGAATTTAAAGAAAGAATGAAAATTAAGTAA
- a CDS encoding diacylglycerol/lipid kinase family protein codes for MEKVAFIINPFSAKKNYQPFLNELKTKVNNPLYYVSESIPGTDEFIQSHFEEVDIFVAIGGDGTISTVAKNLINTEKILAIFPAGSGNGFSNETQFSKNLDELLEKIKVKNSRKIDTFTVNDRLSINVSGTGFDGKVVKEFEKTSRGFKNYIKVSLKTFFNYKPIKVKFFDEEYQQYNGRYLMMNIANTRQFGNNAYIAPKASKSDGLVDMVLVKKFPLTYSALFAFRMFTKRLKDDDYVTYLPVSEISFKVNTKNWHLDGEFNKIKSPIHVKVQPSSLSILI; via the coding sequence ATGGAAAAAGTAGCTTTTATTATCAACCCTTTTTCGGCCAAAAAAAACTATCAGCCGTTTTTGAATGAACTTAAAACAAAGGTTAACAACCCGTTGTATTATGTGTCAGAATCTATTCCGGGAACCGATGAGTTTATCCAGTCTCATTTTGAAGAAGTGGATATTTTTGTGGCCATAGGAGGGGACGGTACCATTTCTACCGTAGCCAAAAATCTGATTAACACAGAAAAGATTCTGGCTATTTTCCCGGCTGGTTCAGGAAACGGATTTTCCAATGAAACCCAGTTCAGTAAAAATCTGGATGAACTTTTAGAAAAAATAAAGGTCAAAAACTCCAGAAAGATTGATACTTTTACGGTAAACGACAGGCTTTCTATTAATGTTTCAGGAACAGGATTTGACGGTAAAGTTGTCAAGGAATTTGAAAAAACAAGCCGCGGATTCAAAAACTATATCAAAGTTTCCTTAAAAACTTTCTTCAACTACAAGCCTATCAAGGTGAAGTTTTTTGATGAAGAATATCAACAGTACAACGGAAGATATCTCATGATGAATATTGCTAACACCCGTCAGTTTGGTAATAATGCTTACATAGCTCCAAAAGCCAGCAAGAGTGATGGTTTGGTGGATATGGTCTTGGTGAAAAAGTTTCCTTTGACCTATTCTGCGCTGTTTGCTTTCAGAATGTTTACCAAAAGACTGAAAGACGATGACTATGTCACCTATCTTCCAGTCTCTGAAATATCTTTTAAAGTCAATACCAAAAACTGGCACCTCGACGGTGAATTCAATAAAATAAAATCACCAATTCATGTTAAAGTACAGCCGTCAAGCTTAAGTATCCTGATTTAA
- a CDS encoding dicarboxylate/amino acid:cation symporter, whose product MKAKKIYNQLYFKVIIAIVAGILLGKFYPELGEKMKPLGDGFIKLVKMIIAPVIFITLTLGIAHMTDLKKVGRIAIKAMIYFFTFSTLALIIGLIVGNILQPGHGLNIDPATLSGDVSQYQAKAHESTLTGFIMNIIPETLFSPLVGDNILQVLLVAILMGVALVLTKEKSQKVTDFLQDLSTPVFKIVHMLMKLAPIGAFGAMAFTIGKYGLHSVLNLIFLVATFYITSILFVVLVLGAVAWYNGFNIFKFLFYLKEELLLVLGTSSSESALPGIMEKLEKAGCSRAIVGLVVPTGYSFNLDGTNIYMTLASLFIAQALNIHLPIEKQLMLLLVAMLSSKGAAGVTGAGFVTLAATLAVVPEIPIAGMTLILGIDKFMSECRALTNVIGNSVATVVVANWEKQLDKNQLQYCMDHPDEVVKKLEV is encoded by the coding sequence TTGAAAGCAAAAAAAATATACAATCAGCTTTATTTCAAGGTGATTATTGCCATCGTTGCCGGTATTCTTCTTGGAAAATTTTATCCTGAACTGGGAGAAAAAATGAAACCTCTGGGGGATGGGTTCATCAAATTAGTAAAAATGATCATCGCCCCGGTGATCTTTATTACCCTCACGCTGGGAATCGCTCACATGACCGATTTGAAAAAAGTAGGTAGAATTGCCATAAAAGCAATGATCTATTTTTTCACATTTTCAACTCTTGCACTTATCATCGGATTAATAGTAGGAAATATTTTACAGCCGGGCCATGGTTTAAATATTGATCCTGCTACTCTTTCAGGCGATGTTTCTCAATACCAGGCAAAAGCTCATGAATCAACGCTTACGGGGTTCATTATGAATATTATTCCGGAGACTTTATTCAGTCCTTTGGTGGGTGATAATATTCTTCAGGTTCTTTTGGTGGCTATTTTAATGGGAGTAGCTTTGGTTTTAACAAAAGAAAAAAGCCAGAAAGTAACTGATTTTTTACAGGATCTGTCAACTCCGGTATTTAAAATCGTTCATATGCTTATGAAACTGGCCCCAATAGGAGCTTTTGGAGCAATGGCATTTACTATCGGAAAATATGGGCTTCATTCTGTACTGAACCTTATATTTCTGGTAGCTACTTTCTATATTACATCTATACTATTTGTAGTTCTGGTATTAGGAGCCGTGGCATGGTATAACGGATTTAATATTTTTAAGTTTCTTTTTTACCTTAAAGAGGAACTTCTTCTTGTTTTGGGAACCAGCTCATCAGAGTCTGCCCTTCCGGGAATCATGGAAAAACTTGAAAAAGCGGGTTGCTCACGGGCTATTGTAGGACTTGTAGTACCTACAGGATATTCCTTCAATCTCGACGGAACCAATATCTACATGACACTGGCCTCTCTGTTTATCGCACAGGCATTAAACATCCATCTTCCTATTGAAAAACAGCTGATGCTTCTTCTCGTGGCAATGTTAAGTTCAAAAGGAGCCGCAGGTGTTACGGGTGCCGGATTTGTAACCCTGGCAGCAACCCTAGCAGTAGTTCCTGAAATTCCAATTGCCGGAATGACATTAATTCTTGGGATCGATAAATTTATGAGTGAATGCCGGGCCCTGACTAATGTAATCGGGAATTCTGTAGCTACGGTAGTAGTTGCCAACTGGGAAAAACAACTTGACAAGAACCAACTTCAATATTGCATGGATCATCCGGATGAAGTTGTGAAAAAGCTGGAAGTATAA
- the ggt gene encoding gamma-glutamyltransferase yields MKKILIASMLLAAQLSWAQFTDINIIKEVQVKKKGVVVSAHPLASEAGAKILKMGGNAYDAVTATQYALAVVYPQAGNIGGGGFLVGVKNNGEKFTLDYRETAPKKASRDMYIDKKGKADTDLSQNGRLAVGIPGSVAGFFATLKYCKLPMEKIIQPAIDLAEKGFAITDKEAEMLNNQREKFQKHNKSSIIFVKDAPWKAGDLLIQKDLAETLKLIQKLGAKGFYEGKTADLLVAEMKRGNGIITLEDLKNYKVAERKALEFEYKGSNVVTMPLPSSGGVLLAQMLRMASFENLEKYQQNSTKAVQIMAEAERRAFADRAEYMGDPDFIQDKTSYLISDDYLKGRWKSFSFDKATPSAEVGKIIEQPKESMQTTHISVLDKDGNAASVTTTLNGYYGSKVLVSGAGFFLNNEMDDFSIKPGVPNMFGAVGGEANSIQPNKRMLSSMTPTILLKNGKPYMVVGTPGGTTIPTSVYQSIVNVVDFKLNANMSVNAPKFHHQWLPETITVENNFPESTISDLKSKNYVIEKTKYIGKTEMIVLDENGSIHAVADGRGDDSVAVE; encoded by the coding sequence ATGAAGAAGATTTTAATTGCTTCGATGCTGTTAGCTGCTCAACTCAGCTGGGCTCAGTTCACAGATATCAATATTATCAAGGAAGTACAGGTAAAAAAGAAAGGTGTAGTAGTCTCTGCACATCCATTAGCCAGTGAAGCGGGTGCCAAGATCTTAAAAATGGGCGGCAATGCCTACGACGCTGTTACCGCAACGCAATATGCCCTTGCTGTTGTCTATCCGCAGGCAGGAAATATCGGAGGCGGTGGATTTCTGGTAGGCGTAAAAAACAATGGGGAAAAATTCACATTAGATTACAGAGAGACTGCTCCGAAAAAAGCTTCCCGCGATATGTATATTGATAAAAAAGGAAAAGCAGATACGGATCTTTCTCAAAATGGAAGACTGGCAGTGGGTATTCCCGGAAGTGTGGCCGGTTTTTTTGCTACCCTTAAATACTGCAAACTCCCTATGGAAAAAATTATTCAACCCGCCATTGATCTTGCAGAGAAAGGATTTGCTATTACAGATAAGGAAGCAGAAATGCTGAATAACCAAAGGGAAAAATTTCAGAAACATAACAAATCTTCTATCATTTTTGTAAAAGATGCTCCATGGAAAGCCGGAGATTTATTAATTCAAAAAGACCTGGCTGAAACCTTGAAACTGATCCAAAAATTAGGAGCAAAAGGTTTTTATGAGGGAAAAACAGCTGATCTTTTAGTTGCTGAAATGAAAAGGGGCAACGGAATTATCACGTTGGAAGATCTTAAAAATTATAAAGTTGCAGAGAGAAAAGCCCTTGAATTTGAATATAAAGGAAGCAATGTAGTAACCATGCCTTTACCTTCAAGCGGTGGAGTTCTTCTGGCTCAAATGCTGAGAATGGCAAGTTTTGAAAACCTCGAAAAGTATCAGCAAAACTCTACAAAAGCCGTTCAAATCATGGCTGAAGCAGAAAGAAGAGCCTTTGCAGACAGAGCAGAATATATGGGTGATCCGGATTTTATTCAGGATAAAACTTCTTACCTGATCTCTGACGACTATCTGAAAGGAAGATGGAAGAGTTTCAGTTTTGATAAAGCTACACCTAGTGCAGAAGTAGGTAAAATCATAGAACAGCCTAAAGAATCTATGCAGACTACTCATATTTCCGTTTTGGACAAGGATGGAAATGCTGCTTCTGTAACCACAACTCTTAACGGTTATTACGGAAGTAAAGTATTGGTTTCAGGAGCCGGATTCTTCTTAAATAATGAAATGGATGATTTCTCTATCAAACCAGGTGTACCCAATATGTTCGGTGCAGTGGGCGGAGAAGCCAATTCTATCCAGCCGAATAAGAGAATGCTTTCTTCCATGACCCCAACTATCCTCCTTAAGAATGGAAAACCTTATATGGTAGTGGGAACTCCCGGAGGAACTACCATCCCTACTTCAGTATACCAGTCTATTGTGAATGTTGTTGATTTTAAACTGAACGCCAATATGTCAGTGAATGCACCAAAATTCCATCACCAATGGCTTCCGGAAACGATTACGGTAGAAAATAACTTCCCTGAAAGCACAATTTCGGATCTGAAAAGCAAAAACTATGTTATTGAAAAAACAAAATACATTGGAAAAACAGAAATGATTGTTCTTGATGAAAACGGAAGCATCCATGCAGTGGCAGACGGCCGTGGAGATGATTCTGTTGCAGTGGAATAA